Within Fusobacterium periodonticum ATCC 33693, the genomic segment TTCTCAACTCCTTTCTTTTTAATGGATTTATAAGGTTTTAAAATAATTGCTGAAATGATAAATTTCAATTTCTCAATTTTCTCTATTCTTTCAGCAAATTTATTTTGCAATTCTATTGGAGGTAATATTATAGAAAAATCTTCTAATTCTTTTGCATTAATATTTGCCATTCCAACAATATTTTTAGCTTTATTGTATAATAATTTTTTCATAAATTCACTATTCATAAAAAATATAAAAATTTAGAATGAATTAGATTAGAAGGTCTTATTTTTATTAGATAACCAGC encodes:
- a CDS encoding restriction endonuclease subunit S, producing the protein MKKLLYNKAKNIVGMANINAKELEDFSIILPPIELQNKFAERIEKIEKLKFIISAIILKPYKSIKKKGVEKD